The following proteins are encoded in a genomic region of Tenebrio molitor chromosome 7, icTenMoli1.1, whole genome shotgun sequence:
- the LOC138135583 gene encoding ionotropic receptor 75a-like has translation MFGDIQNGTAEIAGTVAFYTLNRLDLIDYVAVTTPSDMKFILKAPPLSYVNNVFTLPFEVNVWYSCYFIIAFTILILYAIVVCENKYKHAFKDENNIASIKPKFLEVIMVQVGALTQQGSYTEPKSTSGRIAVFTVLLVLMFLYNAYSAYIVVLLQSTSDNIRTIKDLLDSKISLGVEDIVYSKYYFQIQQEPIRKAIYENKIAPKGQKSNFMKIETGMEKMRDEFFAFHCETTSGYKVVMDTFQEHEKCGLIEVDYLNTLHPSISVKKGSPYKDVVKVGFRKIYESGIRHRQMNRIYYKRPQCTGKGGSFTSVGIIDAYFPITIFCAGVLMSVWLLLVEIFLFKYRQNLRVFFSQILVATKLK, from the exons ATGTTTGGAGATATACAAAATGGCACCGCAGAAATTGCTGGTACTGTTGCCTTCTATACTCTTAATCGGTTGGACTTGATCGATTACGTAGCTGTAACTACTCCCAGTGacatgaaatttattttgaaagcaCCGCCCTTGTCATATGTTAATAATGTTTTCACTTTACCTTTTGAAGTGAACGTTTGGTACAGTTGCTACTTCATCATTGCATTCACAATTTTAATCTTATACGCAATTGTCGTTTGCGAAAATAAATACAAGCACGCATTTAAAGACGAAAATAATATTGCAAGTATCAAACCAAAATTCCTCGAGGTGATCATGGTACAGGTGGGTGCTCTCACTCAACAAGGTTCCTACACTGAACCCAAGAGCACTTCGGGGCGCATCGCTGTATTCACTGTACTTTTAGTCTTAATGTTCTTGTACAATGCCTATTCTGCATATATTGTGGTCCTTTTACAATCAACTTCTGACAATATTAGAACTATCAAGGATCTTCTTGATTCCAAGATTAGTTTGGGTGTTGAAGATATAGTTTACAGCAAATATTATTTCCAA atCCAGCAAGAGCCTATAAGAAAAGCAATCTACGAAAACAAAATTGCACCCAAAGGTCAGAAATCTAACTTTATGAAGATCGAAACGGGAATGGAAAAAATGCGAGACGAATTTTTTGCGTTTCATTGTGAAACTACTTCCGGTTATAAAGTGGTGATGGATACTTTTCAAGAACATGAAAAATGCGGTTTGATCGAAGTGGATTACTTGAATACATTGCACCCAAGTATTTCGGTAAAGAAAGGTTCACCTTACAAAGATGTGGTCAAGGTTGG ttttagaaaaatttacgAATCGGGAATTCGCCACCGCCAGATGAAcagaatttattataaaagacCACAATGTACTGGTAAAGGTGGAAGTTTCACAAGTGTTGGAATTATTGATGCCTATTTTCCTATCACCATATTTTGCGCTGGGGTTTTAATGTCAGTTTGGTTGTTGCtggttgaaatatttttatttaagtatcgTCAAAATTTACGGGTTTTTTTCTCCCAAATTTTGGTAGCAACTAAACTAAAATGA
- the LOC138135701 gene encoding venom protease-like codes for MTGTLCVIICLFILAPAIGQFEGDKCILKSTREKGKCVLLDNCNYAIDLLKSKQRPQHCGFKGVMPIVCCPFTVKPVPGEKSEKQCAIYHPKPIFRKFVFGGKRSLAKEFPHMALLGYGDKDDVQWLCGGSLISENFVITAAHCVISQNYGVVRWVRLGDLDINSTTDDAKPQNFSVISTYVYPDYRSSSHYHDIALLKLDQRVEFNSYVKPACLYGGRNVSEQLIATGWGKLEYFGESSSHLMKVDLNEIAHEECAKSYSNVSPRKLQYGIMDNLQVCAGDVDGKDTCPGDSGGPLQFEDTKPISHYTIVGITSFGKACGVANSVGVYTRVAQYIDWIEDIVWPLD; via the exons ATGACTGGTACACTTTgtgttataatttgtttatttattctcGCTCCggctattggtcaatttgaag GCGACAAGTGCATTTTAAAAAGTACGAGAGAAAAGGGGAAATGCGTTCTGTTGGATAATTGCAATTACGCTATAGACTTGTTAAAATCGAAGCAAAGGCCACAACATTGCGGTTTTAAAGGTGTCATGCCAATTGTGTGTTGCCCATTCACTGTAAAACCAGTTCCcggagaaaaaagcgaaaaac AATGCGCCATTTATCATCCAAAACCCATATTCAGGAAGTTTGTTtttggtgggaaacgatcctTAGCCAAAGAGTTCCCGCATATG GCTCTCCTTGGATACGGAGACAAGGATGATGTCCAGTGGTTGTGCGGGGGAAGTTTGATAAGCGAGAATTTTGTCATTACCGCTGCTCATTGTGTAATCTCTCAAAATTA TGGTGTGGTCAGATGGGTGCGCTTGGGCGACTTGGACATCAACAGTACCACTGATGACGCCAAACCCCAAAACTTTTCCGTAATATCAACTTATGTGTATCCCGATTATCGATCGTCGTCACACTACCACGACATAGCTTTACTCAAATTGGACCAACGGGTTGAATTCAACAGTTACGTGAAACCTGCATGTCTTTACGGTGGTAGGAACGTGTCAGAGCAACTGATCGCAACGGGATGGGGTAAACTAGAGTATTTTGGAGAAAGCAGCAGTCATCTGATGAAAGTTGATTTAAACGAAATTGCACATGAAGAGTGTGCGAAAAGCTACTCAAATGTGTCACCTAGAAAGCTGCAGTATGGAATAATGGATAATCTTCAGGTTTGCGCGGGTGATGTCGACGGAAAAGATACCTGTCCG GGTGATTCGGGAGGGCCTTTGCAATTTGAAGACACAAAACCTATTTCACACTATACTATAGTGGGAATTACTTCTTTTGGTAAAGCTTGTGGTGTCGCCAACAGTGTGGGAGTCTACACGAGAGTGGCACAGTATATCGATTGGATAGAAGACATTGTGTGGCCTTTGGACtga
- the Men-b gene encoding NADP-dependent malic enzyme: MFAPIPRSLITNLSSRSAAVLSGQKATVQEAVKWLRNGDSKRDYHAASGDTITPSQVMGIEHLRDPRLNKGLAFTLEERQALGIHGLQPARFKTQEEQLELCRISVMRYQENLNKYLYMTELHDRNEKLFFRLLSENIEMLMPIVYTPTVGLACQRFGLIYRRPRGLFITINDRGHCYDVLKNWPESDVRAIVVTDGERILGLGDLGACGMGIPVGKLALYTALAGIQPHQCLPIVLDVGTNNQSLLEDPLYVGLRQPRLTGPEYDSFVDEFMEAAVRRYGQNVLIQFEDFGNHNAFRYLDKYRGVYCTFNDDIQGTAGVAVSGLLASSRLTGKKISENKFLFLGAGEAAIGIADLCVKAMQVEGLSLEDARQKIWMVDIDGLLAKGRPEGRLEGHKAYYAKDHKPVKDFASVVHEVRPSVLIGASAARGAFTPEILKNMASFNEKPIIFALSNPTDRAECTAEEAYTNTDGRVIFSSGSPFPPVSYKGTTFYPGQGNNAYIFPGVALGVILARIHHIKEELFLLAAQAVADHVTDADIKKGSLYPPLSSIRECSIDIATKILTYSYENGIATVYPEPKDKRAYVMQHQYNYNYESALPVTWSWPNPPEIKTRPIEPTKLMA, encoded by the exons ATGTTCGCTCCAATTCCCCGGTCCCTGAT AACCAACTTGTCGTCACGATCGGCAGCTGTGCTGTCGGGACAGAAGGCGACCGTTCAAGAGGCGGTAAAATGGTTGCGAAACGGCGATTCTAAGAGAGACTACCATGCGGCGTCGGGGGACACCATCACGCCCTCACAGGTGATGGGTATCGAGCATCTCCGCGACCCACGCTTGAACAAGGGGTTGGCCTTCACGCTCGAAGAACGACAAGCTTTGGGAATTCACGGTCTCCAACCTGCCAGGTTTAAGACCCAAGAGGAGCAGCTGGAACTGTGCAGGATATCGGTGATGCGCTACCAAGAAAATTTGAATAAGTATCTCTACATGACGGAGTTGCACGATCGCAACGAGAAACTATTCTTCCGATTGTTGTCCGAAAATATCGAGATGTTGATGCCGATTGTTTACACTCCGACCGTAGGTCTGGCCTGTCAAAGGTTCGGCTTGATCTATCGCAGACCCAGAGGACTTTTCATCACGATCAACGATAGAGGACACTGTTATGACGTACTGAAAAACTG gcCAGAATCAGATGTAAGGGCGATTGTCGTCACTGATGGGGAGCGTATTTTGGGTTTGGGCGATTTGGGAGCTTGCGGTATGGGCATTCCTGTCGGGAAGCTAGCCCTATACACTGCCCTAGCTGGTATCCAACCACACCAATGTCTCCCAATCGTCTTAGACGTTGGAACCAACAACCAA AGTCTTTTGGAAGATCCTCTTTATGTAGGTCTGAGGCAACCTAGACTGACCGGACCCGAGTACGACTCGTTCGTCGACGAGTTCATGGAGGCTGCGGTGCGGCGCTACGGCCAGAACGTTCTGATCCAATTCGAAGACTTCGGCAACCACAACGCCTTCCGCTACTTGGACAAATACCGCGGGGTGTACTGCACCTTCAACGACGACATCCAAGGCACCGCAGGCGTGGCCGTTTCGGGGTTGTTGGCCTCGTCGAGGCTCACCGGCAAGAAGATTTCCGAAAATAAGTTCCTGTTTTTGGGGGCGGGCGAAGCCGCCATCGGTATCGCGGACTTGTGCGTGAAAGCGATGCAAGTAGAGGGATTGTCGTTGGAAGACGCGAGACAGAAGATCTGGATGGTCGACATCGACGGGTTATTAGCCAAAGGACGACCAGAAGGGAGATTAGAAGGACACAAAGCGTACTACGCCAAAGACCACAAACCAGTCAAAGACTTCGCGTCGGTTGTCCACGAAGTCAGGCCGTCAGTTTTAATTGGCGCGTCGGCCGCTCGTGGCGCTTTCACCCCCGAGATCTTGAAAAATATGGCTTCCTTCAACGAGAAACCAATCATATTTGCGCTCAGTAATCCGACAGATAGGGCAGAGTGTACAGCGGAAGAGGCGTATACGAATACCGAT GGGCGGGTCATTTTCTCCAGTGGGTCTCCGTTCCCTCCCGTTTCGTACAAAGGTACCACTTTCTATCCAGGACAAGGTAATAACGCCTACATCTTCCCAGGAGTCGCCTTGGGAGTTATATTGGCGAGGATTCACCACATCAAGGAAGAATTGTTCTTGCTGGCGGCACAAGCGGTCGCCGATCACGTAACAGACGCGGACATAAAAAAAGGCAGCTTGTATCCACCACTCAGTAGTATTAGAGAGTGCTCGATTGACATCGCGACGAAAATACTGACCTATTCCTACGAAAATG GAATAGCGACTGTTTATCCTGAACCAAAGGATAAGAGAGCATACGTAATGCAACACCAGTATAATTACAATTACGAATCAGCGTTACCCGTTACATGGTCTTGGCCTAATCCGCCGGAAATAAAAACGAGACCAATCGAACCGACAAAGTTGATGGCTTAA